The sequence below is a genomic window from Plodia interpunctella isolate USDA-ARS_2022_Savannah chromosome 5, ilPloInte3.2, whole genome shotgun sequence.
ccgagactgGTCACtagtatgatatattttttcttctctacCATCTCAATAAAGCTAGTGTTATCGTCAATGTACGTGAAGGCTCAAAATATGCCCACTACACGTCAGTTTACCGTTGACCTTAGCCGTCGACCCGACACATGTTAGGGCACTTCGAacagtaattttgtttgtgaacAACAAACATTAATATGTACCTGCCAATTTATAGATCAGCATATAGATCTACCTGAAAAGGGAAGGACAATTCCTCATATTTACCTAATTAGATTTCCTCTTCTTTTTTCTGCTCATAAGTGTAAAGTTATGAAGGATAACTACCTATGTCAATGgttttcatttctttattaatcaACTATTAATCATAAACATACTtggttttgtaatttaaatgagATAAAGAAATCAAGGCTCAATGCCCAACCGGGACAGAGCTTTTAACAACTGAGCTATACATACCGGTACGGTCGAGTTCTTTTATCTCATTTTGTCCTTTGAATTAATACTATATTACTGTAAAATATGACTTACCAGCCGGTGAAACGAGCGGAAACTTCGGAGGACAGCACGCCGCGGCGGGGGACTCTGGTCAATGCGCTGAGAATCGGGGACGAAAGAGACGGTCAAATTGTTTTGTGTTATAACCGtaagttgtaaaaaaatacatacattacctatattattcttaaattctccaaaagaaaataatgctTATTATAACGCAAAAGAAATACTACTTCAAAATATTGGTATTTACAAAGATGTTATTTTCAGATACATGTCATTTTGAAAGACTAACTACGAAAGGGCTAGAGAGTGATAGTGAATACGATTTCCATTGGACGACAGTACCGGCGGCAGTTGGTaagatcattttattttattacactcatgattttaaatatactttcaaaaataaatcaacagcCTTTATCCAATGAAAATAGATTGTGaccagtttttattaaatattgcagTGTGCGCGTTTCCATACATAATGGCGTTTGCGGAGGATCTCCTCGAAATCCGGCTGGTGGCCAACGGGTCGCTCGTACACGCGGCCTGCATCCCGGGACTCAAACTCATGTGCGGTCGGAGAGTAAGTAAACCGATATTATTTATGggaaaactagcttttgcctgcggcttcacccgcgtttattttccgggatgaaaggtaccctatgtccttctacatacttcaaactacatacgtaagcaaaatttcaagaagataggTTGCGTAGATAGAgggtgaagaggtaacaagcaaacaaacttactttcgcatttataagttAGGATTTAGTAGACATTTAGAAATGTTTATATACATCCACTCCGATGTCTCTCTTGTAGCATCGTAGCACAAGTCGTAGCATTCGTAGCACTATTTCGTAGCAACTACTTTAAAACCGTAGAACGATTCTGAATCATTTGTTATCGCTACGCGCCATACTTCATTAAAATGCCATGTGCATAGatagattattatatactactgagcaagcaaacaggcgTACGGCCCATTTACAATATCcaacaacattataaaaccACAAAATCCTTACAGGGTTTATCTGGGCATCGGCTAGTcgctgttattatatttaggttggtaaaatgttttaaactttgttttaatattaactactATTTCTTCCAGGATATCTTCTACGTAGCGTGCGCCCCAGAATACGTCCCTCTAAGTCGCGAGTTAGATCCGTGTCTGATGCACGACTACGAACTAGTCCGGCAGATGAGCAAGCAGGGCGGGCCCTACTCCTTGGACGAGGATGAAAACAACGACAATAAGTtagtatttttacttatacatACACTATGGTCACTACGGGTACACGCTCACATAACCTTATGGTTATGGCACACATacggtaataaaatatatatatatatatatatatatcctatccatatatatatatatatatatatatatatatatatatatatatatatatatatatatatatatatatatatatatatatatcctctCAAACTATCGCTGaactggaagagatcccttcatggtttaagtccgccattgtatgttatgtatgtgcttttatcatttgtttgttgtacaataaagatattacaaacaaataaactaaacaaaaaaactaaacttgGCCTCCTCAAAGAAAGAAGAATCCAATACTACTTGTGTTTAAACTCACAACACTAGTTAGACTTTAtggcaacaaaaaatataatatgtttgatATCCCAGGAGCCCGGCGGCGGCGCCGCAGAACAGCCGCGGCTCGGAGACCAACTCAGCGTCGAGCCGCAGCAGCTCGCTCTCCTCGGAGCAGGACTGcgcccgcgcgcgcgcgccgccccTCTGCCCGCCCTCCTCGCCGCAAGGTACGCGCGTGCTCCCGCCCTAGAACAGAACCACTACATATCCTCGTGAGGACGTCGTACGAGACGAATAAGGCACACATAACACCCGACAGGCAATAATATAGCGTTCTCAAAAAGACTTGATGTCAGAAAGgtggttgtaaaattatagaCAATGTGTATATCCTGTCCCGTCATAAAAATAGGCATTATCTATAcccaataaatgaaaaaacgTTCTGTGACGGTTTATGCCATATTTTCCGTTTTGATAATTTGAATAATCTAGAATACAAACGGTGGCTATTGGCTGGCATACCATATACATGTGACAATAATGATTCCATGCGAAgtgtagaataaaaattagaaaagcAGATCGAACTCCGGCGAATGACGAAAAGTAACCGGGGAAACGCCCAATCCATCGATATCGAGTTTCAATATCCAAAagatagtaatttaattttggaatttCAGTTCTGCCGGAGAACAGCGGGCGCTGCGTGCGCATCTACAAGATCCCGCAGAGCAACCTCAGCGCGGGCGCGTATCAGCGGCAGTCCGTGTCCGCCGACCAGGCCCTCACCTCCTACTTCTCTCATAGGTACCTTAACTTGATTGATAATTAAAAGATTATATTGATAGAAAATGAGTTATTGAATGTCCGGACTGTACTTGTTGGATAAATGATACAAACGATTGTGAGTACGCGTCCACGACGATGTGGCGAAAAATGTTAAGACTGTTTACACCTAGCGCAGCATGTTTACGGTCTGATTTGAATTGAATCGAGCATGTTTTATGCtagttttcaaatatttaggaaaaatataataacaataaattactcgtattgaacatttcaaaatatacgTTTTAAAGACGTAGTTTTTCCATTAAGCTACtagaataagaatatattgGTAAAAATACCCTTTTAATTCCTAGATATTTCACATTGTAAgaagtttaatttgttattataatatgcctaaattagaaatttgagcatacatattttatacaattttctcTATATCTACGCTATTTCCGTGTACATATTCCCAGGCCAAATAGTATCAGGCAGCGGCTAGCGGAGCTGAGACTCGACAGCAAGTCTCGCGGCGGAGGCGACGACGAGACTTTATAAGATGACCACTAGTGGGCTAGTGCTCTCAACGAAACGGtgcacaattttaataatcactttagtataggtaggtattcaGTGTTGTTGAACTATTTGTCACAGGAACGAGCATTACGCCTACGTAACAaactataaatacaaaaactcGGCATTACTCtgttgaagttttttttataataaataataataatagtaggatgtatttaggatgatatacatcacgtcgtcaaaaaaatacttataaacaaactcTACTGCCGAcatccaaagcgcaggtgaagaagaagcggcgcaacaaacttcacggcagccttttctccaaagacgtcaattaacaaatgtaggtcttatatcACATCTTATGTACCTTATCttatgaataaagaatttttattttgaacttattattttgtgacaaaattGATACCTTCACCGTTTGATTCGCCGGCTCGTAATATGCGAGCTCgtaaattaaaagattttacgtgaatttttgttttataatatcgtATCGTAAATCGTAACAATGCTCGGtactattacaaatattatggaTATTACGTTGTAGCATGTTAGTAAATGTTCTCATAGATTGTAGCGGCGAATGAATACTTGTTGCAATTGTGATAAATGAGTAGCGAACAAATTATATGAACCTTGGAGtacctaatttaattcaatttatatattttattgttgttgtatCGAATTGATATTTTACCGAAATATACCTGATATGATACGCCTCTAGGGCAAAAGCAATTTATGGATATTGAttacatataagtatgtacTGCACAAAATTTAATGCTCAAGACACAAATGTCTTATTGTTCAATATGTAAGGTAATTGTTTAAGCAAGTCTTAAACTTTGCATGAAATTGTCactaagtttaaaatatttaaaataacttactaTCTACAAGAGTGTACAGTACGTTACTGATGTCTATACAAATATATCatagtttataatttagttaagATGTAACTGAATCTCGTAGTTAGTGAAGTTCTAGTCAAAAGCGCCATGTAAGACATAAAAGTGATGTTTAATAGTACCTACACtaacattaaaatacttaGCAATTTATGCCCAATCATTCAGGGTTTAaactaatacaattttgaaatacattttataaaaacgtctctttacattaatttatgcaTGATTGGAAGACGTGtggattttaaaaaactacatTACCATTTGTCGATGTTACTgctaagtatttataattggTGGTAGTGCATATGTGGTATGTGATTAAGTAGGGCATAATATTATGTCCAAACAACAcattatatctattatattttgctCTAACAGTAACACTCATCCGTTACCACAGAGTTTTGTTTCTCTGAATGATTCGGCGTAACTTTATGTACTTTATCTAATTGATAAGTGTGTGTAAAAGACTCTTATCTCTTGAATGTCTATTCGACAACAGAAAAGAAGTGCCATCCAAATTTGGTTATCTTTctagattttaatataaaactgtaCTATTTTGCGATGCAAGAGAATTGAAACCTTATTTAGATGTTAATACAATACTAATcttcaatgtaaataataagcaTTTTAGTATTAATCTTCAAGATTTTACGTACCATAAGTACGTACCATAATTTACTGTTATACTAGCGACTACCTAGTACTTAAAAGATTTGATCTGGCGATAAGACAGTTTTTAAGTAACTCATTATACACAAAATACACCTTTCAGTTAGTAACAAACTCTGGTTCGGTTCTGAAAACCAATATCCCCGTCTCTAACGCTCTATCAGTTAATAGCTAGCTTAGTAGAATGCATGCAAGGCaggctaaattaaattaaccttATTGTGGTAACTAACCTGGAGTCTGAGTATTACATTGgcctaggtacctatgtatacTGGTCATTAAAAGATAACGTTTTAGATATCATGCGAAGTTTTAGCATGTCTTAATGTCATGGGAAGTTGTAGGATGTCTTGATGTCATgcgaaataaatttactataaaaaagaTGAAAAGAACCAAACTGATAGATGTAAGTTATAAATGGGAGCTTTCAAGTGAATGTCTAGATAGGTGTTATAATTCAGCCTTTGTAAATAGGTAACCAATAAGAGGCCGTCATTtggctaaaataaaatgggatTGAAAATATAGAACAGCGAAATCAATGTActgttgttataataatttatgatataattatcaaatatatacctaccggTAAAATACAGTAGTGAAAGATAATTCTTCATTTGACCGATATGCAACGTGAagtatggaaataaattattaagacGTACATTAAATAGGGTAGGTATAAGTTAGCagcatatttaaataagattttataaaatatatatatatgaaatatacctgtttaagaaaaaaaaatgtgtaaaaaatagaCACATACtgtacattattttcaaaataaattgttattaaatatttaaatattaataccataaattataacgtttatttttataagtcaaAAAGTACAAGAAAATTGTGAGTACCATCTGAAATACCTCTGTTGAAATAATATctacagatttatttatatattattatgaaaatgttaattatccCGTATtagtagtttattatttattgtaataaggCCTACCGAATTGCACGTAGGTACGTCCTTAATTTCTATAAAGATTgtgataaattgaataaaaaaaaatatagaaatcaaCAGTCAGAGatgtatttaaaatctatgtattatatgcagaattatataatgtaaataaaaatattgctattatAATCAAATCAGCTGTTCCAAAAACAGAATATACTTACCTTTACAGATAAGGGATTTACTGTTATTTTCTctgagatttaaaaataaatgtctgtTCAATAtgtctacattttatttctaaaaatatacttacataatgtaTACAAATGTACtagtcaaaaaaatatttacaacaactTAGGTTGTTGTTTCAAAGCAGTTATATCTAAAAATCTTGGTATGTCGACTGGTGTGGGCTCTTTCGGGAAAACAGGACCACCtggaacaaacaaacaaatcggCTTACAAAAGGTGTCTTCTGATATCTATACAGAACCtagataatacatatatttaaatcccTTGACTTTggcaaataatataagtataaaatgttgtttttttggAGGATCTACAAAAGAGAAACACACCTTGCAATAACTTGTGCCTCTCCATATAATTTCTTGTAGCAAAGGACATGTCAAAAGGAGTAGACTTGGCGGGCGCCTGAAACTgcggcggcgccggcgcaCGCTGTAGGTACTTGGCCGCGAGCTGGTTCATCTTCATACTGGTGTCGGTCGAACCCGCGTAGATGTGCGGCTGGTGGATCCCAAGTGGATCATCACCAAATTTTACCctgtaaaaatgtttgatgACTTCACTAAATGCATAGCTATTTTATATCGGCAAAAGCATATATGAAATACTATTACTCACTCACTCAACTCACCTTGAGTTAGATTTAACATTAATGGTCTGAATATTTAACATTGCTATAGAAATGTTTGTAAACATTGCTATGGAATAGTTAAAGTTAAATCCCCAAAACTTTCTTTGCCTAGCCTATTTTGGCACATGCTAACATTGTCCTAATCCTAactgtattatgtttttaccttttAGTCACACTAACATTAGTTTTGTCGATTTGCATCTGAAGACAATGTTGACGTGTGTTTCGATACAAAGCACTAGCTGACGAAGGCATGTCAGAGTCTTGCAACATGCCATTCACATGTGtctgaaaacaaacaaatcatcTAATAGatgcaaaacattttttttttttgtttctttttgtgttttttgttttgttgaatATTGATCAGCTTAccattactttattataataagtccACCCAACATTGGATTGGTCATCACTGCCATTATCAGAACTGTAAAAAACataagttataattattatttgataaaagtTTCATACTTAGTGTACATAATAGAATCAAAGTTTAGGCTGAAAATTACTTACTCACTGTAATCCCTAACATCTAGATACAAAGTCTGCTCAGGAGACATGAGTGGTGTGGTAGCATTATCCACCTGAACATTGTACAGGCTAAACTCGTTAAATGTTTTCTCCTCATTATTGCCAGTCATTATTTTACTATTCCCATTTCCTTGTATATTCTTTCCCACAGGTGCAATACCATCCAAAAAGTTCATGTTAATTGGTGATTTTGACACTACTTCTTTGATACTAAGCTGGGATCTGTTACACTGTATTTGAGAATTTTCCTTTTGTTGCACCACCTCCTTATTTATAACTGTTGAAGTCCTCACCATTTCAAAACTGGTCATAACTCCGATTGATATCTTATGCTGCTCACTGTTCATAGTCTCTACTGAGACATGTTCTGTGGTGTAACTCTGAATAGGAAGGTTTGTAGGCCTATTGTTACCAGAAGAAATAACCTTATCAACTTTCTCTTGAAGTAACTGTAGTTGTTCATTTTGCAGcttgattattttaaacagaTCTGCTACTGTAGGCTCTCTCTTTTCTTTGACACTAGTCGGTTTCTGTACCTCATTACAGTCAGTGTTCTGGATCTGCTCATACTTTTCTATAGCCCATGATTTTTTATCTACTGTATTCTGTGGTTTAGGTTCACAATATGTATTTGAAGTGTGACAAGGAGGATGTGTTTGTTGAGATGTCCGACATGCACATTGACCACAGTTGCAGCTGGGTGGTAGTACCCTCATACACTGGCATAGAAGGTTTGAAGCAGgtacattattttctaaatgtcCTTTGTCAATAGGCACATCACAAACTCCAACATTTCTTGTACAGTGATGACAACTACAGTGAGTTAGGTTACTTTTGCTAGAGGAATTAAAGATAACTGGCCTTTTGCTCTCCATTGTGCTTGAAGTTGAATCTTGTTGCCCGATTTTCAGAATGTCTAACTTTTTACTTGCAGgattattttccttttctaAAGTTAATCTATTGAACTGTCTATGTAAATTAGTGAAACTTTGCATTTGTAACTTATTTAACTTTCCCTTGGTAATAAAAAAGCTATTGTCCCCATTCATCTTATTCGGAAGATTCTCTTTACTTGCATTTTCAATAGACCCCAAAACAATGGAATGTGTGGATGGTGTGTGTTTGTTGTGTTGTTGAGGTGGAACATTATCTTTGTCATCATCATTGTTTGAATTAAAAGGTAAATGAGgctcaaataattttagattcAGCGGGGGCTTCCTTGGCTCATGATATCCTGCATCCAACATACTCAGCTCCAATTCACTCGAAGGGCTCCAGCTAGGCCCTGTACTAATTGAATCATCTAAATTAGTTCGATCCACCAAAGGATAAGGAGAACAGTTACTGGTTTCAAATCTATGCACTGGATCAAGCGAAAATGCTACAGGTTTGGGGTAATCGTAACAGAGACCTATATCTTCAATGTTTACTCGCTTTTCGAGAAAAGGGCGAGGGGAGTGACACTCTGAATCGTTCATATCGACGGTTTCACAGGCAAGAAACCGAACTTTCTTCATGAAGAATGCTTATAACGTAAGTTTTCAgcataaaacaataaacaatgataaataaactagtaTGAGACAcatgatataattaaaatcaattttattagcaaagtaaaaacaattaattattaggtgatttttaaaaactagatcaacacaaaaatgcaaaacaacaatacaaaaaaaaacgaagccgtaatttaaaaatgacataacATTGAcataaattcttaaaattgactttttcttttttttttactgtcaggaatcaaattaatttatgccatggaattagtcacagacataaaaatattacattgaaggaatagggcatattacgcaaagctcagcgcaattatacaactaatacatacatgtaggcaaaaagcgcctattttcaatattgttgcagatttacgaccaaaaataccttctacgcaatcgtggtgcgagtttaaaggaaaaaggaaggatttatcGAATAGGCTTTCAGAACACAAAGtgttaaatacaatacaaatttgCTAAATGATTCAAGTCCATAGTAAAACACAATCGTGATCGTCAAGCACATGTCTAGCACGAAATCggaatatttgtaaaaatgtcaATATCTAAGTAGGTTATGTCACTGTCACTCAGTGTGGATGgttaggttatatttttatgttagtttaattaaattcttacaatatattacagtaaattttatacaccATGAATAGGCAATTGTTGCAAACATTTAATCCACTTACTGTGCTGTCACGTTCGAAGGGATATAAGGCTCCAGGTGGAATACGATATCCTGGTGGTATAGTTTATTATCCTAGGTAAGTAGTTTTATAGGGTTCCATACTGTTTCCCTACACAGTATGGAACTACAAAGGGCATAGGGTAGGTATCTATCAATCTGATATGTCtctctattattttttgctatttttaatCTGAGCAGATTCACAAGAGTCTGTCGGCTCTGCTGCCctgaactttttattattttctttgtttttgtgaGCACCTTTTGATTTAAGTATATCTCGAGAAGTGTAACAtttacaactttatttttatgtatattatttaactttccCTTATTTTCAGAAATCCTGAAACATACACTGACCCTGAATATACACCATCAAAATTGTTCAGAGTAGAAAGAATCAAAACTTCTAAACACTTCCCTTGGTGGCAGAAGAAAATTTTAGATGAATTGAAAATCAATGAAAaggtatatatgttttttaagaAGATAAATGTTAACactcttaattattttttaagccaTAGAAGTGTATAATGCTATTGCTTCGTGCCtcttttgcatatttttttctgcatGAATTATTCCTGTAACTCTGTCTACTGAAAGGAGCCCAACTCATACCATTAGGAAACCTGCTGGTGTGGTGCAACAAGTTTTGTtcataaaacatacttaataaacaatacctaattttattttgtatatattattacatctatactcatatttattatagaatcGAGTCACtgttgtcaaaaatattcCTGAGATTAATATGAGGTTGTGGAAAGTGAAGCATCTTATTAAAGTGACTCCTATAACCTTCCCATATGGAGAACCAACAGAAGAAGATATAAACTATACAGTACTCAAGGAAAATGGACAGTGTCTagttacaaaaacattaaagCCACAAGAAAGCCAGATAGAAGCATTGGATAAATTTGACATGGATGCTAAAAAGATGGACTCAACTACAATCAAAAAGGATTCAAGAGAAAAATGGAATATTGGTTTTTCTGGTGgattttagatatatttacaaaattaattagtaatgtagattaaataaatgtatttaatttcattaatacttttattaagtTCATATAAAAAGAgctacagtatttttttattaagatacACCTACTACATGTTAACTTCGAGTATTTTATATGGTTATGTTTGATACAAAATTGTGTCATATAAGGA
It includes:
- the mRpL30 gene encoding large ribosomal subunit protein uL30m, translating into MNRQLLQTFNPLTVLSRSKGYKAPGGIRYPGGIVYYPRNPETYTDPEYTPSKLFRVERIKTSKHFPWWQKKILDELKINEKNRVTVVKNIPEINMRLWKVKHLIKVTPITFPYGEPTEEDINYTVLKENGQCLVTKTLKPQESQIEALDKFDMDAKKMDSTTIKKDSREKWNIGFSGGF
- the LOC128669921 gene encoding uncharacterized protein LOC128669921 isoform X2, encoding MKKVRFLACETVDMNDSECHSPRPFLEKRVNIEDIGLCYDYPKPVAFSLDPVHRFETSNCSPYPLVDRTNLDDSISTGPSWSPSSELELSMLDAGYHEPRKPPLNLKLFEPHLPFNSNNDDDKDNVPPQQHNKHTPSTHSIVLGSIENASKENLPNKMNGDNSFFITKGKLNKLQMQSFTNLHRQFNRLTLEKENNPASKKLDILKIGQQDSTSSTMESKRPVIFNSSSKSNLTHCSCHHCTRNVGVCDVPIDKGHLENNVPASNLLCQCMRVLPPSCNCGQCACRTSQQTHPPCHTSNTYCEPKPQNTVDKKSWAIEKYEQIQNTDCNEVQKPTSVKEKREPTVADLFKIIKLQNEQLQLLQEKVDKVISSGNNRPTNLPIQSYTTEHVSVETMNSEQHKISIGVMTSFEMVRTSTVINKEVVQQKENSQIQCNRSQLSIKEVVSKSPINMNFLDGIAPVGKNIQGNGNSKIMTGNNEEKTFNEFSLYNVQVDNATTPLMSPEQTLYLDVRDYSDSDNGSDDQSNVGWTYYNKVMTHVNGMLQDSDMPSSASALYRNTRQHCLQMQIDKTNGKIW
- the LOC128669921 gene encoding uncharacterized protein LOC128669921 isoform X1; this translates as MKKVRFLACETVDMNDSECHSPRPFLEKRVNIEDIGLCYDYPKPVAFSLDPVHRFETSNCSPYPLVDRTNLDDSISTGPSWSPSSELELSMLDAGYHEPRKPPLNLKLFEPHLPFNSNNDDDKDNVPPQQHNKHTPSTHSIVLGSIENASKENLPNKMNGDNSFFITKGKLNKLQMQSFTNLHRQFNRLTLEKENNPASKKLDILKIGQQDSTSSTMESKRPVIFNSSSKSNLTHCSCHHCTRNVGVCDVPIDKGHLENNVPASNLLCQCMRVLPPSCNCGQCACRTSQQTHPPCHTSNTYCEPKPQNTVDKKSWAIEKYEQIQNTDCNEVQKPTSVKEKREPTVADLFKIIKLQNEQLQLLQEKVDKVISSGNNRPTNLPIQSYTTEHVSVETMNSEQHKISIGVMTSFEMVRTSTVINKEVVQQKENSQIQCNRSQLSIKEVVSKSPINMNFLDGIAPVGKNIQGNGNSKIMTGNNEEKTFNEFSLYNVQVDNATTPLMSPEQTLYLDVRDYSDSDNGSDDQSNVGWTYYNKVMTHVNGMLQDSDMPSSASALYRNTRQHCLQMQIDKTNVSVTKRVKFGDDPLGIHQPHIYAGSTDTSMKMNQLAAKYLQRAPAPPQFQAPAKSTPFDMSFATRNYMERHKLLQGGPVFPKEPTPVDIPRFLDITALKQQPKLL